A portion of the Pleuronectes platessa chromosome 15, fPlePla1.1, whole genome shotgun sequence genome contains these proteins:
- the hyou1 gene encoding hypoxia up-regulated protein 1: MEEKRMLAPVALFCLVLAMLPSHTVTLAVMSVDLGSEWTKMAIVKPGVPMEIVLNKESRRKTPIAVCLKENERLFGDNALGMSVKNPKTVYRHLQSLLGKKHENPQVALYQKRFPEHHMQVDPVRGTTYFKNSEEMQFNPEELLAMVLNYSRGLAQDFAEQPIKDAVITVPSFFNQAERRAVLQAAQMGGLKVLQLINDNTAVALNYGVFRRKDIDNAAKNIMFYDMGSGSTTATIVTYQTVKTKEFGTQPQLQIRGVGFDRGLGGFEMDLRLRDHLAKLFNEQKKSTKDVKENHRAMAKLLKEAQRLKTVLSANIDFMAQVEGLMDDIDFKAKVTRSEFEEMCADLFERVPRPVEDALAVAEMKLDEIEQVILVGGATRVPKVQEVLLKAVGKEELGKNINADEAAAMGAVYQAAALSKAFKVKPFLIRDAAVFPIQVEFTREAEEDGVKTSKHNKRILFQRMAPYPQRKVITFNRYNDDFSFEINYGDLSFLSQEDHSVFGSVNLTTVKLSGVGSSFQKHADAESKGIKAHFNMDESGVLLLDRVESVFETIVEEKEEESTLTKLGNTISTLFGGGSSEPAPNVTEPILDEEEVPPESGKDDKDDKDDKDDKDDKDDKDDKDDKDDKDDKDETAKEKQDDSEKSEKTEEKSQEHTEEEGSKNDAKEEKDGEKSANAEAEKEAEKEEEKKEEEEEEKKAKPQKKNKISDEITVELIIKDIFDPTADILNSSKKKLQDLTDRDLAKQEREKTLNSLEAFVFETQDKLYQDDYQLVVSEEEKEQISAKLTEVSEWMDEDGYTASTKQLRERLSQLRSLCKDMFFRVEERRKWPDRLAALNGMLNTSSFFLRSARLIPEDDQIFTEVELNMLETLINETGTWKNETLAQQEKRSPKERPVLLSKEIESKLALLDREVNYLLNKAKFAKPKAKPKAKNSTSSDKGSKANNTAGEKVIPPTEESTDSKSESPEEAQLGDAPPTESTVHTDSDSQSQPSEESTTTAPRDKAKPENHIDDEL; this comes from the exons atggaggagaagaggatgctGGCACCGGTTGCTCTCTTCTGCCTTGTTCTTGCAATGTTGCCTTCTCACACAG TGACTTTAGCTGTCATGTCAGTTGACCTGGGCAGTGAGTGGACGAAAATGGCGATAGTGAAACCTGGCGTGCCAATGGAGATAGTTCTGAACAA GGAGTCACGGAGGAAAACGCCTATTGCTGTGTGTCTCAAAGAGAATGAGAGACTGTTTGGAGACAATGCACTGGGAATG TCTGTGAAGAACCCCAAAACTGTATATAGGCACCTCCAAAGCCTACTGGGTAAAAAGCATGAGAACCCTCAGGTGGCGCTCTACCAAAAACGTTTTCCTGAGCACCATATGCAGGTGGACCCAGTGAGAGGGACAACTTACTTTAAAAACTCAGa agaGATGCAGTTCAATCCCGAGGAGCTCCTTGCGATGGTGCTCAATTACTCTCGTGGACTGGCTCAGGACTTCGCAG AACAACCAATCAAAGATGCAGTTATCACCGTCCCATCCTTTTTTAACCAGGCAGAGCGTAGGGCAGTCTTGCAGGCCGCACAGATGGGCGGTCTAAAGGTCCTTCAGCTCATCAATGACAACACAGCTGTGGCCTTGAACTACGGGGTCTTCAGGAGGAAAGATATCGACAATGCAGCTAAG AATATTATGTTTTATGACATGGGCTCCGGTAGCACTACTGCCACCATTGTCACTTATCAGACCGTCAAAACCAAGGAGTTTGGCACCCAGCCCCAGTTGCAGATCCGAGGTGTCGG GTTTGACCGTGGGTTGGGGGGCTTTGAGATGGACCTGCGCCTGCGGGACCATCTGGCCAAACTGTTCAACGAGCAGAAGAAGAGCACTAAAGACGTGAAGGAGAACCATCGGGCCATGGCCAAACTGCTCAAAGAGGCCCAGAGGCTCAAGACCGTGCTTAGTGCAAACATAGACTTCATGGCTCAG GTGGAAGGTTTGATGGACGACATTGACTTCAAAGCGAAGGTGACCAGGTCCGAGTTTGAAGAAATGTGTGCTGATCTTTTTGAAAGGGTGCCTCGCCCGGTGGAGGACGCCCTCGCTGTTGCAGAAATGAAGCTG GATGAAATTGAGCAGGTGATTTTAGTCGGTGGCGCCACCCGTGTCCCCAAAGTTCAGGAAGTGCTGCTCAAAGCTGTGGGGAA GGAGGAGCTGGGGAAGAACATCAATGCAGATGAGGCTGCAGCCATGGGCGCCGTGTACCAGGCTGCTGCCCTTAGTAAGGCCTTCAAGGTCAAACCTTTCCTGATCAGAGATGCCGCTGTTTTCCCCATTCAA GTGGAGTTCACCcgtgaggcagaggaggatggGGTCAAAACCTCGAAACACAACAAACGTATCCTCTTCCAGAGGATGGCGCCCTACCCCCAGCGCAAGGTCATAACATTCAACCGCTACAACGATGACTTCTCCTTCGAAATCAACTACGGAGACCTCAGCTTCCTGAGTCAGGAGGACCACAG TGTGTTTGGCTCTGTGAACCTGACCACTGTCAAACTGTCTGGAGTGGGCAGCAGCTTCCAGAAGCACGCAGATGCAGAGTCGAAAGGCATCAAAGCCCATTTCAACATGGATGAAAGTGGAGTGCTCCTGCTGGATCGG GTGGAGTCTGTCTTTGAGACAATtgtggaggaaaaagaagaggaatcgACATTAACTA AACTGGGTAACACAATTTCTACCTTGTTTGGAGGAGGATCCTCAGAACCTGCCCCAAATGTAACTGAGCCTATCCTG gatgaggaggaagtaCCACCAGAGTCAGGAAAGGACGACAAGGACGACAAGGACGACAAGGACGACAAGGACGACAAGGACGACAAGGACGACAAGGACGACAAGGACGACAAGGACGACAAGGACGAGACTGCCAAGGAGAAACAGGATGACTcagaaaaaagtgaaaagacTGAAGAGAAAAGCCAGGAACACACGGAGGAGGAAGGCAGCAAGAATGATGCCAAA GAGGAAAAGGACGGAGAGAAATCTGCAAACGCTGAGGCAGAGAAGGAGGccgagaaggaggaggagaagaaggaggaggaggaggaagagaagaaggcaAAACCTCAGAAAAAGAACAAGATCTCAGATGAGATCACCGTGGAACTGATCATCAAGGACATCTTCGATCCCACTGCAGATATTCTCAATTCCTCtaaaaagaa GCTGCAAGATTTGACAGACAGAGACCTGGCCAAACAGGAACGAGAGAAGACACTCAACAGTTTGGAAGCTTTTGTCTTTGAGACACAG GACAAACTATACCAAGATGATTATCAGCTGGTGgtgtcagaggaggagaaggagcagatcTCTGCCAAGCTGACGGAGGTGTCGGAGTGGATGGATGAAGATGGTTACACGGCCTCTACCAAACAGCTAAGGGAGAGGCTGTCTCAGTTGAGGAGCTTGTGCAAGGACATGTTTttcagggtggaggagaggcGCAAGTGGCCGGACCGCCTGGCTGCTCTTAACGGTATGCTCAACACCTCCAGCTTCTTCCTGAG GAGTGCCAGACTGATTCCTGAGGACGACCAGATCTTCACTGAAGTTGAGCTGAATATGTTAGAAACCCTCATCAATGAAACAGGG ACATGGAAGAACGAGACGTTGGCACAGCAGGAGAAACGCTCTCCAAAAGAGCGACCGGTCCTGCTGTCCAAAGAGATCGAGTCCAAACTGGCACTGCTGGATCGAGAGGTCAACTACTTACTCAACAAGGCCAAGTTTGCAAAACCCAAGGCTAAACCCAAAGCTAAGAACAGCACCAGCTCAGATAAAGGCAGCAAGGCCAATAACACAGCTGGGGAGAAAGTCATCCCTCCCACAGAGGAGAGCACGGACTCTAAGAGCG AAAGTCCAGAGGAGGCTCAGCTGGGCGATGCCCCGCCTACCGAGAGCACTGTACACACAGACtcagacagccaatcacagccctcGGA